From Rhizobium favelukesii, the proteins below share one genomic window:
- a CDS encoding GNAT family N-acetyltransferase, which produces MTDAVLVRDATETDLPAIRDIYNHAVEHTTAIWNETLVDLDNRIEWFKARKAKGFPVIVAEMDGKVAGYASYGDWRAFDGYRHTVEHSVYVDKDRRGAGIGELLMRALIERAADANIHVMIAGIEAANAASIKLHEKLGFRVAGTFSEVGTKFGRWLDLTCMELRVTK; this is translated from the coding sequence ATGACCGACGCCGTTCTCGTGCGCGACGCCACCGAAACCGATCTCCCAGCCATCCGCGATATCTACAACCACGCTGTCGAGCATACGACGGCGATCTGGAACGAAACACTGGTTGATCTCGACAACCGCATCGAATGGTTCAAGGCCCGCAAGGCGAAGGGATTTCCGGTCATTGTTGCCGAGATGGACGGCAAGGTCGCAGGCTATGCCTCTTATGGCGATTGGCGGGCTTTCGACGGCTATCGCCACACGGTCGAGCACTCGGTCTATGTCGACAAGGATCGCCGCGGCGCTGGCATTGGCGAATTGCTGATGCGGGCGCTGATTGAGCGCGCCGCCGACGCCAACATCCATGTGATGATCGCCGGCATCGAGGCGGCGAATGCGGCCTCCATCAAGCTGCACGAAAAGCTCGGCTTCCGCGTTGCCGGAACCTTCTCGGAAGTCGGTACCAAGTTCGGCCGCTGGCTTGACCTGACCTGCATGGAGCTTAGGGTTACGAAGTGA
- a CDS encoding AAA family ATPase, giving the protein MSLIVLTGASGSGKTAIAKAIAARFTGEIDVYYFDDIGVPSLGQMTADHGSPAGWQRAMTFKWLESLAEAQRSGRNQLLEGQMRLAFLEEAATVAGIPYLPLLADCDDETRRHRLAVERRQPELADAEMMAWAAFLRREAAAKGCEILDTSRLSLDESVLAVVGRFQG; this is encoded by the coding sequence GTGAGCCTTATCGTTCTCACCGGCGCTTCGGGATCGGGCAAGACGGCGATCGCCAAGGCGATTGCCGCCCGGTTCACGGGTGAGATTGATGTCTACTATTTCGATGACATCGGCGTTCCCTCGCTCGGGCAGATGACGGCGGACCACGGCTCGCCGGCGGGTTGGCAGCGAGCCATGACCTTCAAATGGCTGGAGAGTCTTGCAGAAGCTCAGCGGTCGGGCCGCAATCAGCTGCTCGAAGGCCAGATGCGCCTTGCTTTCCTGGAGGAGGCGGCAACCGTTGCCGGCATCCCCTATCTGCCGCTGCTGGCCGATTGCGATGACGAGACACGAAGGCATCGCCTGGCGGTCGAGCGCCGGCAGCCCGAGCTTGCCGACGCCGAGATGATGGCCTGGGCAGCCTTCCTCCGCCGCGAGGCGGCGGCCAAGGGCTGTGAGATACTGGACACGTCGCGCTTGTCGCTGGATGAAAGCGTTCTGGCCGTCGTCGGGCGCTTTCAAGGGTAG